In Patulibacter sp. SYSU D01012, a single window of DNA contains:
- a CDS encoding VOC family protein, producing MSAPEAGGARPRQQAPDPIDPRVTIGHVHLRTADIDRVKAFYVDVLGFDVITEARGVPGWGTTGDVLFLAAGGYHHHLGFNTWKSAGGGPQPDGVTGLHHVALAYPTRAALADALRRLRAADWPLRQTADHGTHEALYLSDPDGNDLELMWDRPFAAWPRDADGHLEGVFGDELDLDDLLAELDR from the coding sequence GTGAGCGCCCCGGAGGCCGGCGGCGCCCGGCCGCGCCAGCAGGCTCCCGATCCGATCGACCCGCGGGTGACGATCGGCCACGTGCACCTGCGGACCGCCGACATCGACCGCGTGAAGGCGTTCTACGTCGACGTCCTCGGCTTCGACGTCATCACCGAGGCGCGCGGGGTGCCGGGGTGGGGGACGACGGGCGACGTGCTCTTCCTCGCCGCCGGCGGCTACCACCACCACCTGGGCTTCAACACCTGGAAGTCGGCCGGCGGCGGCCCGCAGCCCGACGGCGTGACCGGCCTGCACCACGTGGCGCTCGCCTACCCGACCCGCGCGGCGCTCGCGGACGCCCTGCGGCGCCTGCGGGCGGCGGACTGGCCGCTGCGCCAGACGGCCGACCACGGCACGCACGAGGCGCTCTACCTGAGCGACCCCGACGGCAACGACCTCGAGCTGATGTGGGACCGCCCGTTCGCCGCGTGGCCGCGCGACGCCGACGGGCACCTGGAGGGCGTCTTCGGCGACGAGCTCGACCTGGACGACCTGCTCGCCGAGCTGGACCGCTAG
- a CDS encoding VOC family protein, whose protein sequence is MSQTAPTTIDRPLPGTRPGLAGLGAVHLAVTDRERALVFWRDVLGLELLDPDAHELRMGAGGTELVVLHPGAAAPVAARRTGLYHLALHVQTDLEFARVLGRLFAYRWPNAPTDHTFTKTTYLDDPDGNGIEIALETPERVGRLDYSDRDYAVIDAQGIRRSGRDPLDLDEVFAHLPEHPDLRAPMPAGTTVGHVHVHVTDLDAAMRFYRDGLGLDENMFARGIGMADTTVDGWLPHLIAFNVWHGRDAQAPPPGTAGLRHFTVGLPSAADRDAAVERLRGLGVAAEETPLGVRVADPSGNAMVLTVRDGRRA, encoded by the coding sequence GTGAGCCAGACCGCCCCGACCACCATCGACCGCCCGCTGCCGGGCACCCGTCCGGGGCTCGCGGGCCTCGGAGCGGTGCACCTGGCGGTCACCGACCGCGAGCGCGCCCTCGTCTTCTGGCGCGACGTCCTGGGCCTCGAGCTCCTGGACCCCGACGCGCACGAGCTGCGGATGGGGGCGGGCGGCACGGAGCTCGTCGTCCTGCACCCGGGGGCCGCGGCGCCCGTCGCGGCGCGCCGCACGGGCCTCTACCACCTGGCGCTCCACGTGCAGACCGACCTGGAGTTCGCCCGCGTCCTCGGCCGGCTCTTCGCGTACCGCTGGCCGAACGCGCCGACGGATCACACGTTCACGAAGACGACGTACCTGGACGACCCGGACGGGAACGGCATCGAGATCGCCCTCGAGACGCCGGAGCGCGTCGGGCGGCTGGACTACTCCGACCGCGACTACGCCGTGATCGACGCGCAGGGGATCCGCCGGTCCGGCCGCGATCCGCTCGACCTGGACGAGGTCTTCGCCCACCTGCCCGAGCACCCCGACCTGCGCGCCCCGATGCCGGCCGGCACGACCGTCGGCCACGTCCACGTGCACGTCACCGACCTCGACGCCGCGATGCGCTTCTACCGCGACGGCCTGGGGCTGGACGAGAACATGTTCGCCCGCGGCATCGGGATGGCCGACACGACGGTCGACGGCTGGCTGCCGCACCTGATCGCCTTCAACGTCTGGCACGGCCGGGACGCCCAGGCGCCGCCGCCCGGCACCGCCGGCCTGCGGCACTTCACCGTCGGGCTGCCGTCGGCGGCAGACCGCGACGCGGCGGTCGAGCGGCTGCGCGGCCTGGGCGTCGCGGCGGAGGAGACGCCGCTGGGCGTCCGGGTGGCCGATCCGTCGGGCAACGCGATGGTCCTGACGGTGCGCGACGGGCGGCGCGCGTGA
- a CDS encoding NAD(P)/FAD-dependent oxidoreductase, translated as MHETEADVVVLGAGPAGEAAAGQLADGGLDVVLVEPRLVGGECAYWGCMPSKALLRPTALLAEARRVPGVRELVSGPLDPQVVLDRRDEVVHDLDDGGQLDWLDERDVRLVRGHGRLVAERTVEVTRRDGDRASERIVARRAVVVCVGTRPAFPPVDGLREAAGWTNREATTAEQVPGRLLVVGGGPIGAELALAWRSLGAEVTLLEVADRILAGEEPFASEQVEDGLRAAGVAVRTGVELTRAARADGTVTLELAGGERLTGDELLVAAGRRPNTDDLGLEAVGVAPDDGGHLRTDERLRVGGRPWLVALGDVNGRALLTHVAKRQARVATAVLLGDEDAALAPDELEGRTSPRVTFTEPQVAAVGLTLDAARDAGLDAVAIDAPTDGTAGASFVGKGAGGTSRFVVDRGAGVLVGATFVGAETAEWLHAATVAIVGRVPLEVLDRATPVFPTRSEVWLRLTERRPR; from the coding sequence GTGCACGAGACCGAAGCCGACGTCGTGGTCCTCGGCGCCGGCCCCGCAGGCGAGGCCGCCGCCGGGCAGCTCGCGGACGGCGGCCTGGACGTCGTGCTCGTGGAGCCGCGCCTGGTCGGCGGCGAGTGCGCGTACTGGGGCTGCATGCCGTCGAAGGCGCTCCTGCGCCCCACCGCGCTGCTCGCCGAGGCCCGGCGCGTGCCCGGCGTGCGCGAGCTCGTGTCCGGCCCGCTCGACCCGCAGGTGGTCCTCGACCGCCGCGACGAGGTCGTGCACGACCTGGACGACGGCGGCCAGCTCGACTGGCTCGACGAGCGCGACGTGCGGCTGGTGCGCGGGCACGGGCGCCTCGTCGCCGAGCGGACCGTCGAGGTGACCCGCCGCGACGGGGACCGCGCGTCCGAGCGCATCGTCGCCCGCCGCGCCGTCGTCGTCTGCGTCGGCACGCGGCCCGCGTTCCCGCCCGTCGACGGCCTGCGCGAGGCCGCCGGCTGGACCAACCGCGAGGCCACCACGGCGGAGCAGGTCCCCGGCCGGCTGCTCGTCGTCGGCGGCGGGCCGATCGGCGCCGAGCTGGCGCTCGCGTGGCGGTCCCTGGGCGCCGAGGTGACGCTGCTCGAGGTGGCGGACCGGATCCTGGCGGGCGAGGAGCCGTTCGCGTCCGAGCAGGTCGAGGACGGCCTGCGCGCCGCCGGCGTCGCGGTCCGCACCGGCGTCGAGCTGACCCGGGCGGCGCGCGCGGACGGCACCGTCACCCTCGAGCTCGCCGGGGGCGAGCGGCTGACCGGCGACGAGCTGCTCGTCGCCGCGGGCCGGCGCCCGAACACGGACGACCTGGGCCTCGAGGCCGTCGGGGTCGCGCCGGACGACGGCGGGCACCTGCGGACGGACGAGCGGCTGCGCGTCGGCGGCCGCCCGTGGCTGGTCGCGCTCGGCGACGTGAACGGCCGCGCGCTGCTCACCCACGTCGCCAAGCGGCAGGCGCGCGTCGCGACGGCCGTCCTGCTGGGCGACGAGGACGCGGCCCTGGCCCCCGACGAGCTCGAGGGCCGGACGAGTCCGCGGGTGACGTTCACCGAGCCGCAGGTGGCGGCGGTGGGGCTGACGCTCGACGCGGCGCGGGACGCCGGCCTGGACGCCGTCGCGATCGACGCGCCGACCGACGGCACGGCCGGAGCGAGCTTCGTCGGCAAGGGCGCGGGCGGGACCAGCCGCTTCGTGGTCGACCGCGGGGCCGGAGTCCTCGTCGGCGCCACGTTCGTCGGCGCGGAGACCGCGGAGTGGCTGCACGCCGCCACCGTCGCGATCGTCGGCCGCGTGCCGCTCGAGGTGCTCGATCGCGCGACGCCGGTCTTCCCCACCCGCAGCGAGGTGTGGCTCCGGCTGACCGAGCGCCGGCCGCGCTGA
- a CDS encoding response regulator transcription factor: protein MNREVGRTVVLLVDDHEVVHWGLRALLSGQPWVARCLSAHNGQEAVELAGRYAPHVALVDLFLGTESGAELCERLRAAEPRTKVLLLSGAGRISAAAAKAAGASGFVPKDWPAADVCRAVRAVAAGRTVFEGVAGPATPAGLSPREREILGLIATGATNPEIAGTLHLSPHTVKEHTSSLYRKLEVRNRAEAVRTADQLGLL, encoded by the coding sequence ATGAACCGCGAGGTCGGACGGACGGTCGTCCTGCTGGTCGACGACCACGAGGTGGTCCACTGGGGGCTGCGCGCCCTGCTGTCGGGCCAGCCGTGGGTCGCGCGCTGCCTGAGCGCGCACAACGGCCAGGAGGCCGTCGAGCTCGCCGGCCGCTACGCGCCGCACGTCGCCCTGGTCGACCTCTTCCTGGGCACGGAGTCCGGCGCGGAGCTGTGCGAGCGCCTGCGCGCGGCCGAGCCGCGGACGAAGGTGCTGCTGCTCTCCGGCGCCGGCCGCATCTCGGCGGCGGCGGCCAAGGCCGCGGGCGCGTCCGGGTTCGTCCCGAAGGACTGGCCCGCCGCTGACGTCTGCCGCGCCGTCCGCGCCGTGGCCGCCGGTCGCACCGTCTTCGAGGGCGTCGCCGGCCCCGCCACCCCCGCCGGCCTGTCCCCGCGCGAGCGCGAGATCCTGGGGCTCATCGCCACGGGGGCGACGAACCCCGAGATCGCCGGCACCCTGCACCTCTCCCCGCACACGGTGAAGGAGCACACGAGCTCGCTCTACCGCAAGCTCGAGGTGCGGAACCGCGCCGAGGCCGTCCGGACCGCGGACCAGCTCGGCCTCCTCTGA
- a CDS encoding FAD-dependent oxidoreductase has translation MSDETSTPRPLKIAIVGAGPAGFYAAGQLLAATDVAAEVDLFDRLPTPYGLVRFGVAPDHPKIKSVIRVYERIAKKPGFRFFGGVEVGKDVSHEELAARHHAVIYTTGASHDRRLGIPGEDLPGSHPATDFVAWYNGHPDAADRTFDLTGRRAVVIGNGNVAVDVARMLALTVDELRETDTADHAIEALAASSIEEIVVLGRRGIAQAAFTNPELRELGEMADADVVVDPKDVDLDEGSKAWLERDGADVREQRNVEIATEYAGRTPEGKRRRVVLRFLASPVKILGDDKVTGIEVVKNELVADEDGWLSARATNETEVIDCDLVLRSIGYRGRPLPGVPFDDQRATINNLDGRVLDPETGEPVPGVYTAGWVKRGPSGVIGTNKKCAQDTVTQLLADLEAGALPEPTVAEDIADLVAERVPDHVDFAGWQRIDAHERALGEPQGRPRVKLTSVAEMLAVAHAAETETV, from the coding sequence GTGAGCGACGAGACGAGCACCCCCCGCCCCCTGAAGATCGCGATCGTGGGCGCCGGTCCGGCCGGCTTCTACGCCGCGGGCCAGCTGCTGGCGGCGACGGACGTGGCGGCCGAGGTCGACCTGTTCGACCGCCTGCCCACCCCGTACGGCCTCGTGCGCTTCGGCGTCGCGCCGGACCACCCGAAGATCAAGTCGGTCATCCGCGTCTACGAGCGGATCGCGAAGAAGCCCGGCTTCCGCTTCTTCGGCGGCGTCGAGGTCGGCAAGGACGTCTCGCACGAGGAGCTCGCGGCGCGCCACCACGCCGTCATCTACACGACGGGCGCCTCGCACGACCGGCGTCTGGGGATCCCCGGCGAGGACCTGCCCGGGTCGCATCCCGCCACCGACTTCGTGGCCTGGTACAACGGCCACCCCGACGCGGCCGACCGCACGTTCGACCTGACCGGCCGCCGCGCCGTCGTGATCGGCAACGGCAACGTGGCGGTCGACGTCGCGCGCATGCTGGCGCTGACGGTCGACGAGCTGCGCGAGACGGACACCGCCGACCACGCCATCGAGGCGCTCGCGGCGTCGAGCATCGAGGAGATCGTCGTCCTGGGCCGTCGCGGCATCGCCCAGGCGGCGTTCACGAACCCCGAGCTGCGCGAGCTGGGCGAGATGGCCGACGCGGACGTGGTCGTCGACCCGAAGGACGTCGACCTGGACGAGGGCTCGAAGGCGTGGCTCGAGCGCGACGGCGCCGACGTCCGCGAGCAGCGCAACGTCGAGATCGCGACGGAGTACGCCGGCCGCACGCCCGAGGGCAAGCGCCGCCGCGTCGTCCTGCGCTTCCTCGCCTCCCCGGTGAAGATCCTCGGCGACGACAAGGTGACCGGCATCGAGGTCGTGAAGAACGAGCTCGTGGCGGACGAGGACGGCTGGCTGTCGGCCCGCGCGACGAACGAGACCGAGGTCATCGACTGCGACCTCGTCCTGCGCTCCATCGGCTACCGCGGCCGACCGCTGCCGGGCGTGCCGTTCGACGACCAGCGCGCCACGATCAACAACCTCGACGGGCGGGTGCTCGACCCCGAGACGGGCGAGCCGGTCCCCGGCGTCTACACCGCCGGCTGGGTCAAGCGGGGTCCGTCGGGCGTCATCGGCACGAACAAGAAGTGCGCCCAGGACACCGTCACGCAGCTGCTCGCCGACCTGGAGGCGGGCGCGCTGCCCGAGCCGACGGTGGCCGAGGACATCGCGGACCTCGTCGCCGAGCGCGTCCCCGACCACGTGGACTTCGCCGGCTGGCAGCGCATCGACGCCCACGAGCGGGCGCTGGGCGAGCCGCAGGGCCGCCCGCGCGTGAAGCTGACGTCGGTCGCCGAGATGCTCGCGGTCGCGCACGCGGCCGAGACCGAGACCGTCTGA
- a CDS encoding cellulase family glycosylhydrolase: protein MTRNRATLALATAAASAAVLVPAGAATAAPVKGLQDQEMTVNKPELTQPFLTALGDAKVGMVRFNTSWDGKNKAPDAGQVQVVRTSAAAAVQAGAKQILVSPNITGSTSFNPRGKKKGPTAASKVSSSAYTSYIRNLATALKGIPGAELYYAPINEPNWYRHLPKRGGAALYRKLHNIAYDEIKEIDPSAKVLFGELLPYDRALSRNYPNGQSTDAGKFVREVLGLKSNWKATGKSSSYKIKADGVSLHTYDFKANPTKKRKDRDDWTQANLGYAKSDLKKAARTKRISSSAVSRIYLTEFAYKTRGKDKIPTGTAAKYLKSAWSIAKKQKVKSFVWYQLRDPQSSGEQWQSGLQTKSGSSRSTWTAFKGLK, encoded by the coding sequence ATGACTCGAAACCGAGCCACCCTTGCCCTGGCCACCGCCGCCGCGTCCGCGGCCGTCCTCGTCCCCGCCGGGGCGGCGACCGCCGCGCCGGTGAAGGGCCTGCAGGACCAGGAGATGACGGTCAACAAGCCGGAGCTGACCCAGCCGTTCCTGACGGCCCTCGGGGACGCGAAGGTCGGGATGGTCCGCTTCAACACGTCCTGGGACGGCAAGAACAAGGCCCCCGACGCCGGTCAGGTGCAGGTCGTCCGCACGTCCGCCGCCGCGGCGGTGCAGGCCGGCGCCAAGCAGATCCTCGTCTCGCCGAACATCACGGGCTCGACGTCGTTCAACCCGCGCGGCAAGAAGAAGGGCCCGACGGCCGCCTCCAAGGTCTCGTCGAGCGCCTACACGTCGTACATCCGGAACCTGGCGACGGCCCTGAAGGGCATCCCGGGCGCCGAGCTGTACTACGCGCCGATCAACGAGCCCAACTGGTACCGCCACCTGCCCAAGCGCGGCGGCGCGGCGCTCTACCGCAAGCTGCACAACATCGCGTACGACGAGATCAAGGAGATCGACCCGAGCGCCAAGGTGCTCTTCGGCGAGCTCCTGCCGTACGACCGCGCGCTGTCGCGGAACTACCCGAACGGGCAGTCGACGGACGCCGGCAAGTTCGTGCGCGAGGTCCTGGGCCTGAAGTCGAACTGGAAGGCCACGGGCAAGAGCTCGTCCTACAAGATCAAGGCCGACGGCGTGTCGCTGCACACGTACGACTTCAAGGCGAACCCGACCAAGAAGCGCAAGGACCGCGACGACTGGACGCAGGCCAACCTGGGCTACGCGAAGTCGGACCTGAAGAAGGCCGCGCGCACGAAGCGCATCTCGTCCTCCGCCGTCTCGCGGATCTACCTGACGGAGTTCGCGTACAAGACGCGCGGCAAGGACAAGATCCCGACCGGCACCGCCGCGAAGTACCTGAAGAGCGCGTGGAGCATCGCGAAGAAGCAGAAGGTCAAGTCCTTCGTCTGGTACCAGCTCCGCGACCCGCAGTCCTCGGGCGAGCAGTGGCAGTCCGGCCTGCAGACGAAGTCGGGCTCGAGCCGCTCGACCTGGACCGCCTTCAAGGGCCTGAAGTAG
- a CDS encoding metallophosphoesterase family protein produces MAGTLAGGVGALALYGQDEQLSVGQVRLSVEPFHRGALDVYVPLVDWGVRYRAIRLPVRLQVDVRTVDRDAVKRVAEQGRLDARRVQAEARDAIASYFRALILVVAVSGALVGLLVAAAVRSRAGPRLRWTSGTAVGVSVLLVVALVVLMPPRGALDRPQYYAFGPDIPRALGVLEDAQRSAGVLDQELDAQLVGLARLVSDPARRQSLDRASRLTVASDLHNNVLALPILQRVADGGPVLFVGDLTDRGSPLEGRLLERVVGLGRPFVFVTGNHDSDTLSRSLARRGALVLGADGPLGRDGRPPATPRPVVRVAGLRVAGYGDPFVRLRAEDYRDRYDDAGPSAADQERFWTWLEPLVGKVDVVLVHEPQMLAVALQRLRERPPRRPLVFAVGHTHRALVRREGRVTVVNGGSVGAGGTGGLSGEATPVGIARLLFRTTDGFDPLAADLVSIDPGTGSSTAQRERLDVPADEDSRLDPQALGGVASGGE; encoded by the coding sequence GTGGCCGGGACGCTCGCGGGCGGCGTCGGCGCCCTGGCGCTGTACGGGCAGGACGAGCAGCTGTCCGTCGGGCAGGTGCGGCTGTCCGTCGAGCCGTTCCACCGCGGAGCGCTCGACGTCTACGTGCCGCTCGTCGACTGGGGCGTGCGGTACCGGGCGATCCGCCTGCCGGTCCGGCTGCAGGTCGACGTGCGGACGGTCGACCGCGACGCGGTCAAGCGCGTCGCGGAGCAGGGGCGGCTGGACGCCCGCCGGGTGCAGGCCGAGGCCCGCGACGCCATCGCGTCGTACTTCCGCGCCCTGATCCTCGTCGTCGCCGTGTCCGGCGCCCTCGTCGGGCTGCTGGTCGCCGCCGCGGTGCGCTCGCGCGCCGGTCCGCGCCTGCGCTGGACGAGCGGGACGGCGGTCGGGGTCTCCGTGCTCCTCGTGGTGGCGCTCGTCGTCCTCATGCCGCCGCGCGGCGCCCTCGACCGGCCGCAGTACTACGCGTTCGGCCCCGACATCCCGCGGGCGCTGGGCGTGCTCGAGGACGCCCAGCGCTCCGCGGGCGTGCTCGACCAGGAACTCGACGCCCAGCTCGTCGGCCTGGCGCGCCTGGTCTCGGACCCGGCGCGCCGGCAGAGCCTGGACCGCGCGTCGCGGCTGACGGTGGCGTCGGACCTGCACAACAACGTGCTGGCGCTGCCGATCCTGCAACGGGTCGCGGACGGCGGCCCGGTGCTGTTCGTCGGCGACCTGACCGACCGCGGCTCGCCGCTCGAGGGCCGGCTGCTCGAGCGCGTCGTCGGCCTGGGCCGGCCGTTCGTGTTCGTCACCGGCAACCACGACTCCGACACGCTGTCGCGGTCCCTGGCCCGCCGCGGCGCGCTGGTGCTCGGCGCCGACGGGCCGCTCGGCCGCGACGGGCGTCCGCCGGCGACCCCGCGGCCCGTCGTGCGCGTGGCCGGCCTGCGCGTCGCCGGCTACGGCGACCCGTTCGTCCGCCTGCGCGCCGAGGACTACCGCGACCGCTACGACGACGCCGGGCCGTCGGCGGCCGACCAGGAGCGCTTCTGGACCTGGCTGGAGCCGCTCGTGGGGAAGGTCGACGTCGTCCTGGTCCACGAGCCGCAGATGCTCGCCGTCGCGCTGCAGCGGCTGCGCGAGCGCCCGCCGCGGCGCCCCCTCGTCTTCGCCGTGGGCCACACCCACCGGGCGCTCGTGCGGCGCGAGGGGCGCGTGACGGTCGTCAACGGCGGCAGCGTCGGGGCCGGCGGCACCGGCGGGCTGAGCGGCGAGGCCACGCCCGTCGGCATCGCCCGCCTGCTCTTCCGGACGACCGACGGCTTCGACCCGCTCGCCGCCGACCTGGTGTCGATCGACCCGGGCACGGGGTCGTCGACCGCCCAGCGCGAGCGGCTCGACGTGCCGGCGGACGAGGACTCGCGGCTGGACCCCCAGGCGCTCGGCGGCGTCGCCTCGGGCGGCGAGTAG
- a CDS encoding ACP S-malonyltransferase, translating into MNVQTAVLLPGQGTPMDGAGDEVQRLRPDLHEAVVAAVGEDPFPRVGESTRYAQPAIVCSSLARYSALGLPEPDAFFGHSLGEIVALALGGVIDQREALVLAAARGAAMADADPERLGSMAALRKGGLEEAQALADEHGLVVACDNAPGQIVLAGRIDALDAAAETAKTRGNRVRRLDVAGAFHSPMMEPAITGLQAAVDRTTFREARVTVWSAVTAAPIDDPPRRLIDSLTHPVLFRPGLLALHAAGVRRFVDVGPGDVAAGLARRTFADGFEGDDAVQIDVPQITGPDAATGQDA; encoded by the coding sequence GTGAACGTGCAGACGGCGGTTCTCCTCCCCGGCCAGGGCACCCCGATGGACGGGGCCGGCGACGAGGTCCAGCGGCTGCGGCCCGACCTGCACGAGGCGGTCGTCGCGGCGGTCGGCGAGGATCCGTTCCCGCGCGTGGGGGAGAGCACCCGCTACGCCCAGCCGGCGATCGTCTGCTCGTCGCTCGCCCGCTACTCGGCGCTCGGCCTGCCCGAGCCCGACGCCTTCTTCGGCCACTCCCTCGGCGAGATCGTCGCCCTGGCCCTCGGCGGCGTGATCGACCAGCGCGAGGCCCTCGTCCTGGCCGCCGCCCGCGGCGCCGCGATGGCCGACGCCGACCCGGAGCGCCTCGGCTCGATGGCGGCGCTGCGCAAGGGCGGGCTGGAGGAGGCCCAGGCGCTGGCGGACGAGCACGGCCTCGTCGTCGCCTGCGACAACGCCCCCGGCCAGATCGTGCTCGCCGGCCGCATCGACGCGCTCGACGCCGCCGCCGAGACGGCGAAGACGCGGGGCAACCGGGTGCGCCGCCTCGACGTCGCGGGCGCGTTCCACTCGCCGATGATGGAGCCGGCGATCACGGGCCTGCAGGCCGCCGTCGACCGCACGACCTTCCGCGAAGCGCGCGTGACGGTGTGGTCCGCCGTGACCGCCGCCCCGATCGACGACCCGCCGCGCCGCCTGATCGACAGCCTCACGCACCCGGTGCTGTTCCGCCCCGGCCTGCTCGCGCTGCACGCCGCCGGCGTGCGCCGCTTCGTCGACGTCGGCCCCGGCGACGTCGCCGCCGGCCTCGCGCGCCGCACGTTCGCGGACGGCTTCGAGGGCGACGACGCCGTGCAGATCGACGTGCCGCAGATCACGGGGCCGGACGCCGCGACCGGGCAGGATGCCTGA
- a CDS encoding ketoacyl-ACP synthase III: protein MPTSPAPGAVRVAPLGVGAALPDTVVTSAEIEERLGLDPGWLQKRTHIAERRILGPGERITDFGLLASQRALADAGVDASEVDLVIAACLQSDDIAPSMSAVVSAGLGTRHAGGFDISSGCSGFVASVATAAGLIEAGRARTVVVVAAEAMSRLTDKSDRATAGLLGDGAGAIVLRGETTPATAEHPGRTGRSVFGSDGENGGTVRVATDHPSIYDDGEFGPGKAGQVQMNGFDTYKTAVERFESTVRETAAVNGVTLDDVDLVVLHQANGRILEAVRKRLELPEERLASSVQSHGNTSAASVALALADARAQGRVEPGTRLLLAGFGSGLAWAGITMTWEGSAA, encoded by the coding sequence ATGCCCACGTCCCCGGCCCCCGGCGCGGTCCGCGTCGCCCCCCTCGGCGTCGGCGCCGCGCTCCCCGACACCGTCGTCACGTCCGCCGAGATCGAGGAGCGCCTGGGCCTCGATCCGGGCTGGCTGCAGAAGCGCACGCACATCGCCGAGCGGCGGATCCTGGGCCCCGGCGAGCGGATCACCGACTTCGGCCTGCTCGCCTCGCAGCGCGCGCTCGCCGACGCGGGGGTCGACGCGTCCGAGGTCGACCTCGTCATCGCGGCGTGCCTGCAGAGCGACGACATCGCGCCGTCGATGTCGGCGGTCGTCTCCGCCGGCCTCGGCACCCGCCACGCCGGCGGCTTCGACATCTCCTCCGGCTGCTCCGGGTTCGTCGCGTCCGTCGCCACCGCCGCGGGCCTGATCGAGGCCGGGCGCGCCCGCACCGTCGTGGTCGTCGCCGCCGAGGCCATGAGCCGCCTGACCGACAAGTCCGACCGCGCGACGGCCGGCCTGCTCGGCGACGGCGCCGGCGCGATCGTCCTGCGCGGCGAGACGACGCCCGCCACGGCCGAGCACCCGGGCCGCACCGGCCGCTCCGTCTTCGGGTCGGACGGCGAGAACGGCGGCACCGTCCGCGTCGCGACGGACCACCCGTCGATCTACGACGACGGCGAGTTCGGCCCCGGCAAGGCCGGCCAGGTGCAGATGAACGGCTTCGACACGTACAAGACCGCCGTCGAGCGGTTCGAGTCGACCGTGCGCGAGACCGCCGCGGTCAACGGCGTCACGCTCGACGACGTCGACCTCGTGGTCCTGCACCAGGCCAACGGTCGGATCCTCGAGGCGGTCCGCAAGCGCCTGGAGCTGCCCGAGGAGCGGCTGGCGTCCTCCGTGCAGAGCCACGGCAACACGTCGGCGGCGTCCGTCGCCCTGGCGCTGGCCGACGCGCGCGCCCAGGGCCGCGTGGAGCCCGGCACCCGCCTGCTGCTCGCGGGCTTCGGCAGCGGCCTCGCGTGGGCCGGCATCACCATGACCTGGGAAGGGAGCGCCGCATGA
- a CDS encoding GAF domain-containing protein — protein sequence MSPEASSPHQSAAVQAADALGIFVRAMAGIEDATPDSASFYNRLCEAVCAVMNVDRAVLLLYDEGRRRVRPVGAHRIATDRFPAEGVGIEDAPLSRVALEEDRVVDALDIPGDHLNRPDLKQLPEGDLAYVPIAAGGTWYGIMVVERSSGEPLPAAERDALWIAGKVVAFAAEARRATRQQEQVRQLNHRLTLVRQVHEQVIQRLFGVGLVLASDAPLEGEARERARSEVEATQADLRTLLQGPRLNAAAPTSLRLGEEIERLRRAHDTVELRADLEPDLELPASLEPLAQSVLGEAVRNALKHGTPTVLQITVRRLDDAIAMTIDSDGARRGDAGHTGLGLRLAAVEALQVGGLLEFGSRGENEWRVRLLLPATDETEVHG from the coding sequence ATGTCGCCGGAGGCCTCGTCACCGCACCAGTCCGCGGCCGTGCAGGCGGCCGACGCGCTCGGCATCTTCGTGCGGGCGATGGCGGGGATCGAGGACGCCACACCGGACAGCGCCTCCTTCTACAACCGCCTGTGCGAGGCCGTCTGCGCGGTGATGAACGTCGACCGCGCCGTGCTGCTGCTGTACGACGAGGGTCGCCGCCGCGTGCGCCCCGTCGGCGCGCACCGCATCGCCACGGACCGCTTCCCCGCCGAGGGCGTCGGGATCGAGGACGCGCCCCTCTCGCGCGTCGCGCTCGAGGAGGACCGCGTCGTCGACGCGCTCGACATCCCCGGGGACCACCTCAACCGCCCCGACCTGAAGCAGCTGCCCGAGGGCGACCTGGCCTACGTGCCGATCGCGGCCGGGGGCACCTGGTACGGGATCATGGTCGTCGAGCGCAGCTCGGGCGAGCCGCTGCCCGCCGCCGAGCGCGACGCGCTGTGGATCGCCGGCAAGGTCGTCGCGTTCGCCGCCGAGGCCCGCCGCGCGACCCGCCAGCAGGAGCAGGTGCGGCAGCTGAACCACCGCCTCACGCTCGTCCGCCAGGTGCACGAGCAGGTCATCCAGCGGCTGTTCGGCGTCGGCCTGGTGCTCGCGTCCGACGCCCCGCTCGAGGGCGAGGCGCGCGAACGCGCCCGCTCCGAGGTCGAGGCGACCCAGGCCGACCTGCGCACCCTGCTGCAGGGCCCCCGGCTGAACGCGGCCGCGCCCACGTCGCTGCGCCTGGGGGAGGAGATCGAGCGCCTGCGCCGCGCCCACGACACCGTGGAGCTGCGCGCCGACCTCGAGCCCGACCTCGAGCTGCCCGCCAGCCTGGAGCCGCTCGCGCAGTCCGTGCTCGGCGAGGCGGTGCGCAACGCGCTCAAGCACGGCACCCCCACGGTGCTGCAGATCACGGTGCGACGGCTCGACGACGCGATCGCGATGACGATCGACAGCGACGGCGCCCGGCGCGGAGACGCGGGCCACACCGGCCTGGGGCTGCGCCTGGCCGCGGTCGAGGCGCTGCAGGTCGGCGGGCTGCTGGAGTTCGGCTCGCGCGGCGAGAACGAGTGGCGCGTGCGGCTGCTGCTGCCGGCCACGGACGAGACGGAGGTACACGGATGA